Genomic DNA from Desulfonema ishimotonii:
AATGACTATCATAACCCATTGAAATTAAATGTGTTGATAGTTTGACAAATGTACATCGCCAATATACCGATTTCGAATATAACATACTGTTATTTAAAAATATGTTTTTGAAAATTCAGATTTGCAACACGAGTTACCAGAGAGCCAAAATTCTCTCCGATGTGGCAGATTGGTTGTTCTCCAAAATGCGAATCCTACAGAATATGTAACAATGAACTACAAAACATGAAGGAAATCGGGCTTTCAGATATGCCCGCCCGATACCAGCGCGTAAACGACCAGCCGCTGCATCATGCTCTCTCGGGCTGTAATGGGATTGTCGAGCTTCATCCGCTCCAGATAGGGGCGTGCGGCATCGGGTGTGCCCATGCTTTTGATGGCGCTGCCAAGCCGGGGGATCGGAATGGCCTTTCCGCTCATTTCCTCCTTCAGTCCCTTCAGGGCCTTTGCCAGCACCAGCTCTTCATGGGTAAAATCCGTGCCATAGGGAAAGGCCGGGAAAAAACCTTTTTCCCTGAAAGGGGCCAGAATCGCCTCTGAACGGCCGGGCAGGTTTTCGCGGAACGCATCCGGTATCCGGTAGTCCCGGGGCAGCTTTTTCGCCCGCCGGGCCTCTCTGAGCAGCTCATCCTGAAATCTGCTGTCCGTGATATTGAGCAGGGCGGCAATGACCTCCCGGTCGGTCTTTGCTCTCAGGTCGGCAATCCCGTATTCGGTGACGACCACATCTTTCAGATGTCTCGGAATGGTGGTGTGTCCATAGTTCCACAGGATATTGGAGTGAATCTCCCTGCCCTTGGGCCGGGTACTCCTGACCATGATCACGGATCGGGCGTCGGGAAGCGCATGGGCCATGCTCACGAAATTGTACTGCCCGCCGACCCCGCTGATCACCTCTCCGTTTTCCAGCCCGTCCGAGATCACCGCCCCCGACAGCGTGACCATCAGCGCAGCGTTGACAAACCGCCCGTGCCTGCGTTGCAGTGTCTTCAGCCGCTGGCTGGCATAGGGACACCCGTAAAGCTGGTTGACATGCTGAACGCTGGTCATATTGATCTGTTTCCGCTCGGCCTCGCTCATATCTCTCAGGGCCTCATAGAACTGATTTGGCCCCAGAAAAAACCCCGCATGAATCAGGGTTCCGGTTTTCAGATCCGTCCCCAGGCAGTGGCGGCAGAATTCGTTCCGGTTCTCCGGGTCTGTCAGGTCCGCTGAAACCCGGAGCGCGCCGTCGGTCATAAATCCGTCCTCAATATACCAGTTTTCCCGGATAAAGCCGAATCTGCGAAGATACAGGACATCGGCCCCGGTGAGAACGGGACGGACCGCGCCGCTCTCAATCAGAATGTCCAGGTGACGGGCCGTGATCTGCTCCCCGATCTGCCCCTCATTCAGCAGCTGCTGGAGGATTTCGTCGTCATAGACTTTGCGCCGGATAATGCCGCTCCGGTACAGGGAAATGTAGCCGTCCACCAGCATTTCCGTCGCGCCGTAAAGCCCCTTTTCAAAACCGCCGGTGCCGCCGATTTCTCTGATATGCGGCCCGAACCGGTCGGGGATCCTCAGCGCAGTGAGTATCTCCCGGTACACCGCGTTTTCAGTGTGGCGCAGTTGCAGGCCGCAGGTGATGGCGTCCCCCAGGGAGCCGATACCGATCTGAAGCGTGCCGCCGTCCCGGATCAGCGTGCTGGCGTTCAGGCCGATCAGATAGTCTTCGGTCGAGACGGACATCTTGGGCGGGGCAAAGAGGTCAAAATAGTAGTCCGGCTGATCCACCACGGCATCAAAAAAATCCGGTCCGACCACCGCATCGCCGTACATGAACGGCAGATTGGGATTTTTCTGGCCGATGATCGCGATCTTCTTCCCGGCCCGCTCCTTCTCCCGCATCATCCGGACGCCATCCAGCGTGACATCCGGGTTGCTGCTCAGGCTGTACAGTGTTTTTCCGCCGGACCGGGCATCACAGAAGAGCTGGGCGATCACATTGACGCCCCGCGCCATCATATCCCTGGCGATGTGGGTGTAGTTGGCGCTGATGTAGTTCTGCTGGGCGACCGGAACGCTGAGATATGCGGCGGTCCGGTGAAAAAATTCGATCACCTCGACATTGGGCGGCAGATCGCCGTTTCTGAGGGCCTGTGCATAGGAGAG
This window encodes:
- a CDS encoding acetyl-CoA hydrolase/transferase C-terminal domain-containing protein; this translates as MDDVIEHVGKNIVLALPLGLGKANQTVNALFRRAQEDPGMVLKILTAITLERPAGKTDLEQRFLEPFVARLFGNYPDLSYAQALRNGDLPPNVEVIEFFHRTAAYLSVPVAQQNYISANYTHIARDMMARGVNVIAQLFCDARSGGKTLYSLSSNPDVTLDGVRMMREKERAGKKIAIIGQKNPNLPFMYGDAVVGPDFFDAVVDQPDYYFDLFAPPKMSVSTEDYLIGLNASTLIRDGGTLQIGIGSLGDAITCGLQLRHTENAVYREILTALRIPDRFGPHIREIGGTGGFEKGLYGATEMLVDGYISLYRSGIIRRKVYDDEILQQLLNEGQIGEQITARHLDILIESGAVRPVLTGADVLYLRRFGFIRENWYIEDGFMTDGALRVSADLTDPENRNEFCRHCLGTDLKTGTLIHAGFFLGPNQFYEALRDMSEAERKQINMTSVQHVNQLYGCPYASQRLKTLQRRHGRFVNAALMVTLSGAVISDGLENGEVISGVGGQYNFVSMAHALPDARSVIMVRSTRPKGREIHSNILWNYGHTTIPRHLKDVVVTEYGIADLRAKTDREVIAALLNITDSRFQDELLREARRAKKLPRDYRIPDAFRENLPGRSEAILAPFREKGFFPAFPYGTDFTHEELVLAKALKGLKEEMSGKAIPIPRLGSAIKSMGTPDAARPYLERMKLDNPITARESMMQRLVVYALVSGGHI